GCAGCATGGACGAAACCGGCGAAGCGTTCGAAACGCTGAGCAAGGCGCGGACGGAGCTCGTGCTCGAGCAGTTTATCCGCTTCGAGAAGGAGCTGTCCGTCATCGCGGCGAGAAATCCGCAGGGCGAAATCCGGACGTTCCCGGCTGCCGAGAACATCCACGTCGAGAACATTTTGCACCTGTCGATCGTGCCCGCCCGCGTGAACGCCGCCGTCCTGGCGGAAGCGGAGAAGCTGGCCGCCCGCATCGCGGAAGGGCTCGGCGTCGTCGGGCTGATCGCGGTCGAAATGTTTCTGACCGCGGACGGCGGGATCTTCGTCAACGAGCTGGCGCCGCGGCCGCACAACAGCGGCCACTACACGATGGAGGCGTGCCGCACGTCGCAGTTCGAGCAGCACATCCGTGCCGTCTGCGGCCTGCCGCTCGGCGACCCGTCGCTGATGTCGCCGGTCGTCATGGCGAACGTGCTCGGCGAGCATGTCGGCCCGCTGCTGGAATGGATGGCGGCGCCCGACGAGGCTGCCGCGCGGCTCGGCGCCGCGCCGAAGGTGCATTTGTACGGCAAGCATGAAGCGAAGCATAAACGGAAGATGGGCCACGTCAACGTGCTGGCGAAGGATACGGACACCGCGCTGGCCTGGATATCCGAAACGAATATTTGGAGGGTTTGATAGGCGATGTTGGAACGGTACAGCAGACCGGAAATGAGAGCGATTTGGACCGAGGAGAACAAATTCAAAGCATGGCTCGAGGTCGAGCTTTGCGCCTGCGAAGCGTGGGTGGAGCTCGGCGCGATACCGCGCGAGGACGCCGAAGCGCTGCGCAGCGGCGCAACCTTTAACATCGACCGCATCAACGAAATCGAGCAGGAGACGCGCCACGACGTCATCGCCTTTACGCGCGCCGTTTCCGAGACCGTCGGCCCGGAGCGCAAATGGGTCCATTACGGCCTGACGTCGACGGACGTCGTCGATACGGCGCTCGGCTATCTGCTCCGCCAGGCGAACGCGATTTTGGAAAAGGACATCCTGAACTTCATCGACATTCTCCGCGTCCAGGCGGTCGCCTACAAGGATACGCCGATGATGGGCAGGACCCACGGCGTTCATGCGGAGCCGACGACCTTCGGTCTTAAGGTTGCGCTCTGGTACGAAGAGATGAAGCGAAACCTCGAGCGGTTCCGCCATGCGGCCGGCGGCGTCCAGTTCGGCAAAATTTCCGGCGCGGTCGGGACGTACGCCAACATCGATCCGTTCGTCGAGCAGTTCGTCTGCGAGAAGCTCGGCATTTCGCCGGCGCCGATCTCGACCCAGACGCTGCAGCGCGACCGCCACGCGGAATATATGGCGACGCTCGCCCTCATCGCGACGTCGCTCGACAAGTTCGCGACGGAAATCCGCGCCCTGCAGAAGAGCGAGTTCCGCGAAGTGGAGGAGCCGTTCGCCAAAGGGCAGAAGGGCTCGTCCGCGATGCCGCACAAACGCAATCCGATCGGCTGCGAGAACATTTCCGGCCTGGCCCGCGTCATCCGCGGCCATATGATTTCCGCCTATGAGAACGTCACGCTCTGGCACGAGCGCGACATCAGCCACTCCTCGGTGGAGCGTATCATTTTGCCGGATGCGACGATGCTGCTGAACTATATGCTGAACCGGCTCGGCAACATTATCAAGAACCTGACTGTATTCCCGGAAAACATGAAACGCAACATGCAGCGCACTTACGGCGTGCCGTTCTCCGGCCGCGTGCTGACGAAGCTGATCGACAAGGGCTTCAGCCGCGAGCGGGCGTACGACACCGTTCAGCCGCGCGCGATGCAGGCGTGGGAGGAACAGCGCCAGTTCCGCGACATCATTGAAGCGTCGCCGGAAATTACGGAGGTGCTGTCGCCGGAAGAGATCGACGACTGCTTCAACCCGGCGTGGCATCTGAAGCATGTCGATACGATTTTCAAACGTCTCGGATTGATCTGACGCGTCAGCCGCGCCGCCCGCTTTCTTCACGGATTGCCGGGCGGGAAGTGGGTGACGCGGATAAGCATGCCGCAGGTACGGGCTGCGCCGGACAGGCTTTTCACGAGCCGGTACACGCGGCAGATGAAAGGGAGCGAGATAACGATGACTGCACAAGCGCTGTCCACGGCGGCCGATTATGTGAAAGCGCCGCTGCTGTATAAAGGCAAGGTGCGCGAGCTGTACGATCTGGGCGAGCATTATTTGATCGTCGTCACCGACCGCATCAGCGCGTTCGATTACGTGCTCGAACCGGCGGTGCCGGAGAAGGGCAGCGTGCTGAACCGCCTGTCGGCGTTCTGGTTCGAGCAGACGAAAGGGATCCAGCCGAACCACGTCGTCCATACGGATGTGAGCCGGCTCGGCGATCTCGTGACGGAGCCGGAGCTATTGAAAAACCGCATCATGGTCACGAAAAAAGCGGAGCGCATCGACATCGAATGCGTCGTCCGCGGCTATATCACGGGCGGCGGTTGGAGACAATATACCAAAACGTCGGCGGTGAACGGCATTCCGCTGCCGGCGGGCATGCACAAGAACGAGCGCTTCGAGCGCCCGCTCTTCACGCCGGCGGCCAAAAACGACGTCGGCCACGACGAAGATATTTCGTTCGAACGGATGCAGGAGCTGGTCGGCGTCGAGCTGGCAGAAGAGCTGTGCGACCGCAGCGTGAAGCTGTACGAATTCGCGCGCGCCTACTGCGAAGAGCGCGGCATCATTCTGGCCGACTGCAAATTCGAGTTCGGCCTTATCGACGGTCAAGTCATTCTCATCGACGAAATTTTTACGCCCGACGCTTCCCGGTTTTGGGCGAAAGAAAACTACGCATACGACATCGAGATCGACAGCATGGACAAAGAGCCGGTGCGCAGCTACCTGGCCGCATCGGACTGGGATCAGAACAGCAAGCCCGACCCGCTGCCGGCCCGCGTCGTTGAAGAAACGACCCGCCGTTATCTCGAGATCTACCGCCGCTTGACGGGCGAATCGCTGTAGCGGAAGCCGCCGGCGGAAAAGCATAAGCTTCACCGGACGGACATGGCAATCATTCACGCGCGGGGCAAGCAAAGATGCCCCGCATCCCATAACCA
This genomic window from Paenibacillus humicola contains:
- the purK gene encoding 5-(carboxyamino)imidazole ribonucleotide synthase yields the protein MSGTNGPVGERLAPGVPGDRADGAKVILPGATVGILGGGQLGRMMANAGSAMGYRFVALDPTPDAPCGQVAEQIVAAYDDREAARELARRADVITYEFENVDAGVAAMLKEESYVPQGSGLLYTTQHRLREKRAIEAAGVRVAPYAEIRSADELREAAERFGLPCVLKTATGGYDGKGQWVIRSMDETGEAFETLSKARTELVLEQFIRFEKELSVIAARNPQGEIRTFPAAENIHVENILHLSIVPARVNAAVLAEAEKLAARIAEGLGVVGLIAVEMFLTADGGIFVNELAPRPHNSGHYTMEACRTSQFEQHIRAVCGLPLGDPSLMSPVVMANVLGEHVGPLLEWMAAPDEAAARLGAAPKVHLYGKHEAKHKRKMGHVNVLAKDTDTALAWISETNIWRV
- the purB gene encoding adenylosuccinate lyase → MLERYSRPEMRAIWTEENKFKAWLEVELCACEAWVELGAIPREDAEALRSGATFNIDRINEIEQETRHDVIAFTRAVSETVGPERKWVHYGLTSTDVVDTALGYLLRQANAILEKDILNFIDILRVQAVAYKDTPMMGRTHGVHAEPTTFGLKVALWYEEMKRNLERFRHAAGGVQFGKISGAVGTYANIDPFVEQFVCEKLGISPAPISTQTLQRDRHAEYMATLALIATSLDKFATEIRALQKSEFREVEEPFAKGQKGSSAMPHKRNPIGCENISGLARVIRGHMISAYENVTLWHERDISHSSVERIILPDATMLLNYMLNRLGNIIKNLTVFPENMKRNMQRTYGVPFSGRVLTKLIDKGFSRERAYDTVQPRAMQAWEEQRQFRDIIEASPEITEVLSPEEIDDCFNPAWHLKHVDTIFKRLGLI
- a CDS encoding phosphoribosylaminoimidazolesuccinocarboxamide synthase — its product is MTAQALSTAADYVKAPLLYKGKVRELYDLGEHYLIVVTDRISAFDYVLEPAVPEKGSVLNRLSAFWFEQTKGIQPNHVVHTDVSRLGDLVTEPELLKNRIMVTKKAERIDIECVVRGYITGGGWRQYTKTSAVNGIPLPAGMHKNERFERPLFTPAAKNDVGHDEDISFERMQELVGVELAEELCDRSVKLYEFARAYCEERGIILADCKFEFGLIDGQVILIDEIFTPDASRFWAKENYAYDIEIDSMDKEPVRSYLAASDWDQNSKPDPLPARVVEETTRRYLEIYRRLTGESL